From Apium graveolens cultivar Ventura chromosome 9, ASM990537v1, whole genome shotgun sequence, the proteins below share one genomic window:
- the LOC141685862 gene encoding uncharacterized protein LOC141685862, translated as MDVEGEKWVTLPKYSDRYRKGVEAFVNQAFSRYAVGNELKCPCKKCGNHFWSGAKAIHEHLVCNGPCSHSVEWIYEVSTHEIDRVADEMDINIGVGLGDEFDTMIHNAYGTNDVTDHVGRTGLNDDTRKFYRLVKEGGQPLYPECKKFSRLSFLVRLYQLKCIHGFSESGFSDLLELIKEVFPHVNLPSSFSAAKGMIKDLGLDYQKIHACPNDCMLFWAENERLENCAKCGTSRWRVVEKKAKARSDANIELASNPKIPAKVMRYFPLKPRLQRMFLSSDFSSSMTWHAV; from the coding sequence ATGGATGTTGAAGGAGAGAAATGGGTAACACTTCCCAAGTACAGTGATAGATATAGGAAGGGAGTTGAAGCTTTTGTTAACCAAGCATTTTCCCGATATGCCGTAGGAAACGAGCTTAAGTGCCCTTGTAAGAAATGTGGTAATCATTTTTGGAGTGGTGCTAAGGCTATACACGAACATCTAGTCTGTAATGGTCCTTGTTCCCATTCCGTTGAATGGATTTACGAGGTCTCAACCCATGAGATAGATAGAGTTGCTGATGAGATGGATATTAATATAGGTGTAGGTCTTGGAGATGAATTTGATACTATGATACACAATGCATATGGTACTAATGACGTTACTGACCACGTTGGTAGAACAGGACTAAACGATGACACAAGGAAATTTTATCGCCTTGTTAAGGAGGGTGGACAACCGTTATATCCCGAGTGCAAAAAATTTAGTCGATTAAGTTTCTTAGTTAGGCTTTATCAACTAAAGTGCATTCATGGATTTAGCGAATCAGGATTTAGTGACTTACTTGAATTGATAAAGGAGGTTTTCCCTCATGTAAATCTTCCGTCTTCTTTTAGTGCGGCAAAGGGTATGATCAAAGACCTAGGACTTGATTACCAAAAGATACATGCATGTCCAAATGACTGCATGCTTTTTTGGGCAGAAAATGAGAGGCTGGAGAATTGTGCTAAGTGTGGAACATCAAGATGGAGAGTAGTTGAAAAGAAGGCGAAGGCCAGGTCTGATGCAAACATAGAACTAGCATCGAATCCTAAAATCCCGGCTAAAGTGATGAGATACTTCCCTTTAAAGCCAAGGCTGCAGAGAATGTTCTTGAGCTCTGATTTCTCGAGCTCAATGACATGGCATGCTGTATAA
- the LOC141685863 gene encoding uncharacterized protein LOC141685863, with product MVIWSYNTTPRSTTGESPFMLTYEYEAMIPVEVGVGSLQRDLFIEKDAEVNQRLHLDLLDKVRMKSQLKLAAYQQRIARYFNKKVKSVPHKVGDLVLRKVMPNTKITQHGVLGANWECPYSIKAILWKGTYHLEDLDGKIIPRARNAEHLQKYYQ from the coding sequence ATGGTCATTTGGTCTTATAACACAACTCCAAGGTCGACTACGGGTGAGTCCCCTTTTATGTTAACCTATGAGTATGAAGCTATGATTCCTGTAGAAGTGGGAGTTGGATCATTGCAAAGAGATTTGTTCATCGAGAAAGATGCAGAGGTTAATCAAAGGCTCCACTTGGATTTGCTGGACAAAGTTAGAATGAAATCTCAGTTGAAACTTGCTGCATATCAACAGAGAATTGCAAGGTATTTCAATAAAAAAGTGAAGTCTGTGCCTCATAAGGTGGGAGATCTCGTGTTGCGAAAAGTCATGCCAAATACTAAAATAACCCAGCACGGGgtgcttggagctaattgggaatGTCCATACAGTATCAAAGCTATACTTTGGAAGGGAACTTATCATTTGGAAGACTTAGATGGCAAGATCATCCCTCGAGCAAGGAATGCAGAGCACTTGCAaaagtattatcagtag